From the Streptomyces sp. NBC_01216 genome, the window ACCCGCGCACCGGACGGCGGCTGGCGCGTCAGCGGCCGCAAGTGGTTCGTCTCCGGGGCGGCCGGAGCCGACCTGGTGACCGTACTGACCAGGACCGGGGGCGCTCCGGGCGACCGGGACGGCCTATCACTGCTCCTGGTCCCGACCGACGCGCCCGGATTCCGGGTGGTGCGGGAGCTTCCCGTGCTCGGCGCGACGGGACAGTACGAGATCGAGTTCGACGGCGTCACGGTTCCGGACGGACACCTCGTGGGGCCGGAGGGCGGAGCTCTGGCCGTCGCGGGTGAGCGGCTCGCGATCGGCAGGGCGCTGCGCTGCCTGCGCTGGCTCGGCCAGGCCCAGCGGGCCTTCGACCTCATGTGCGATCGGGCCGTCACCCGCCGTGGGTCGGGCGGTGTGCCGGCCGACCACCAGCTCGTCCAGCAGCACGTGTTCGACGCGCTCCTGGCCCTGCGCACCACCCGGCCGCTGGTCCACGAGGCGGCGGCGCTGATCGCCGCCGGGCAGGACGCCCGTACGGAGGTGGGCCTGGCCAAGGTCGCCTCGGCGCGGATGCTCCAGCAGGTGGCCGACGCGGCGATCCAGGTGTTCGGAGCGGCCGGCCTGGGCCCGGACACCCCCCTGCCCGCGCTGTTCCGAGGCGGAAGGGCCGCGCGCATCCTGGACGGCCCCGACGAACTCCACGTCACCTCGGTCGCCCGCCGGGTCCTCCGCGGACACTCCGGGGGCGCCGCTACACGCGGGTGAGGTCGACCAGACCGTTCAGCGAGGCCAGGCCGAGAGCGAGGAAGAAGTCGCCCCAGACCAGTTCGTGGCACTCGGCCAGGCCCCGGCCGGCGTCGTAGCATCCGTCCAGCAGCATGCCCGCGGGGCGGCCGGACTTCCCGTACGTGAGGTGGCCGGCGGCCAGGGTGCTCAGCGTGACGACCCCCCGGTAGGAGCAGGCGTGTGCCCAGTCCTCGGACACACGGGCGAGTTTGAGGAGAGCGACCGCGGTGATCGCCGCCGCCGAGGTGTCCAGGGGGCCGCGCGGGGCCGTGGTGTCGTCCGGGAGCACGAAAGGACCGGACAGGGCTCCCTCCAGCGAGAGCAGGTGCCGGGCCGCCGCTGTCAGTCGGCCGCGGTCATGGGCGGCGACCTCGGGAAGGAGCAGGGCCTCCGCGACCGCGAGGAGCAGCCAGGCCCGGCCTCGGCTCCACCCGGGCCCAGGCTCCTCGCACGGTTGCCAGCCCGCCCCCGTCCCCTCGAACCTCCAGGCGGGGAGCGGTTCCCCGTCGGCTCCGAGGCACAGGTCCAGGTGCTGGTGCAGGTGCCCGGCCGCGGCCGCGGGCGCGACCGTCGCCAGCAGGGGCACGGTCCCGGGCACGCCGTCGGCACGGGCCTGCAGCCGAGGGCCGCCGAAGGCGTCCCCCCAGGGGACGACGCCGAGTTCGGGGTGGCGGGCCGCGAGAACGGCACGCGCGGCACGCTCCTGAAGCGCGGCCGCCTCCGAGTCACCGTCGGCGAGGGCGGTCGGGTACCAGAGGATCAGGCCCCGGGTGACCGTGTCCGCGTCGGCCCAGGGTGCCAGAGCCGCCGTACGACTGGCAGCCGCACGCCGATCGGCCGCCGATCCGCTGTAGCGTGCCCGCAGCCACAGCAGCCCGGCCCAGAAGCCGCCGGTCCAGGACCCGCGGCCGGT encodes:
- a CDS encoding acyl-CoA dehydrogenase family protein; this translates as MQDPAVPVDNPTRSGPAPAGLGERVRQFVGSVVVPAEPVLDAGGPAAADALAELQARARAEGLWALPLPSELGGGGLSFAAYARLAEAEGASDHGPAALGSAPLLDVTLLSRHATDPVRDACLRPLVAGTMRTCYAMTEPDTPGTEPWLTSTTATRAPDGGWRVSGRKWFVSGAAGADLVTVLTRTGGAPGDRDGLSLLLVPTDAPGFRVVRELPVLGATGQYEIEFDGVTVPDGHLVGPEGGALAVAGERLAIGRALRCLRWLGQAQRAFDLMCDRAVTRRGSGGVPADHQLVQQHVFDALLALRTTRPLVHEAAALIAAGQDARTEVGLAKVASARMLQQVADAAIQVFGAAGLGPDTPLPALFRGGRAARILDGPDELHVTSVARRVLRGHSGGAATRG
- a CDS encoding sugar ABC transporter permease, which codes for MSGVAGDWADRALAAVMERVTTTESQVGERFPLYADPRDGVWKTTGRGSWTGGFWAGLLWLRARYSGSAADRRAAASRTAALAPWADADTVTRGLILWYPTALADGDSEAAALQERAARAVLAARHPELGVVPWGDAFGGPRLQARADGVPGTVPLLATVAPAAAAGHLHQHLDLCLGADGEPLPAWRFEGTGAGWQPCEEPGPGWSRGRAWLLLAVAEALLLPEVAAHDRGRLTAAARHLLSLEGALSGPFVLPDDTTAPRGPLDTSAAAITAVALLKLARVSEDWAHACSYRGVVTLSTLAAGHLTYGKSGRPAGMLLDGCYDAGRGLAECHELVWGDFFLALGLASLNGLVDLTRV